The sequence GGCTGAGTACAGGGGAGGTCCATAGGTTACAGTGAACAAGGTCgaatgcatgcgtcgcatgcgaggaagaagaggaaaaaggaagtcgaacatgacgaccgagttggcacgcatggcagaggggctgagcaggagccctagtaccaggaacatcggtactacgaccgagctgagccagaacatcgcggccagggtgaccaagacgacggtgccaagtggtggaagacggcatcgcggcaaaagcggcagaccaagacggccagggcgaagaagaagacgagagtggtgcagcggaagaaggaaggcgaagggtgtaaaggggccccgtgctgtcacaccggagtagcggacgccgggaggccgaatcctttacagtgaggccagaagaatcaaactcgatggaacaagaattgtcagctgtaaactgacgaatggaaagaaggttatgaaccatctgaggagcaacaaggacattgggaagacgaaaagagcaaggagcagaacccatggcggtgacaggaagacaagacccgtcaccaaccatgatggaagaaagacaagaggggtgtgggggtcgaacagaagagaggataccggcatgtggggtggtgtggaaggaggcacccgagtcggcgatccactcggtgcagaCCGGCGGTGTCCccccccatggcgctgaaggactgcgccagtgcggcctggtcccacctcccaggccaggtcggctgctggctgggtggagcgggcggtgtccagaacggcgcgaacaggggagcagcagcggcgagcatggtTACCGGCTAGGGCAGAGGACGAGGGCCCGCGACGGCCTGGATCGGCGCGACGGGCGCGAAGCCTGCGCAGCGGCGAGAGAGGCAGCAGCCCGCGCGGGGTCCCTGGGCgcgacggccggcgcggcgtgcACGGAGGCAAGGGAGGCGGCAGcccgcgcggcgggcgcggcgtgcgcggcgggcgcgacggtggccacaaaggcggcggcggcggccaggtctgcgggcgcgacggcctgaggctgcgcggcggcgagggaggcggcagcTGCGGTAGTGTGGCCCGGGCCCTGGAGCAGAGGTGGGGTGCCCGCGccgtgctgaccggcggcgcccgcggcgtgTGCAGTGGCGCCcgtggcgcgcgcggcgtcCTCGGCGCGCACGGCGCCCGCAGCTCGCGCGGCACCCGTGGCGGCCACGGCGGGCACTGCAGCTGCGGCGGCACCGGAGGCCCACGCGCGCGCAGAGGAGGCAGCGCCcgcggaggaggcagcagcggcggccaaGGGCtctgcggcgacggcggcgccctggGACCACGCGCGTGCAGAGGAGGCTGCAGCGGcaagctgggcggcggcggcctgggccgcAGCGGCTACAGCAGGGGCCACGCTCGCGACCCTAGATGTGGCAGGGCCAGCGGCAGCAAGAGCAGCTGCGGCTGCAGCAGGGGCCGCCTGGCCAGCACAGGCTGCACCAGCAAGGCTCGCGCGCGCACAGGGGAAGGGCGCGGGGGCAGCGCTCATGGCCCCGGCGTCCCGCGCGGGCTCCAGGGCGTGCCAGGGGCGCCAAGGGCCGGCGGCAGGCGGGGCGACAGTCGGGGCGCGCCAGGGGCCGGCGTCCGGAGCAGATCCGGTGGCGcccgcggccccggcggcgcccgcggcggcggcgctcgcgacCCTGGCGTCCGGCGCGGACTCCAGGGCGCGCCAGGGGCGCcaggggtcggcggcgggcggggcacaccaggggccggcgg comes from Panicum virgatum strain AP13 chromosome 4K, P.virgatum_v5, whole genome shotgun sequence and encodes:
- the LOC120702209 gene encoding antifreeze protein Maxi-like — protein: MGDAGFAPAAGPWCAPPAADPWRPWRALESAPDARVASAAAAGAAGAAGATGSAPDAGPWRAPTVAPPAAGPWRPWHALEPARDAGAMSAAPAPFPCARASLAGAACAGQAAPAAAAAALAAAGPATSRVASVAPAVAAAAQAAAAQLAAAASSARAWSQGAAVAAEPLAAAAASSAGAASSARAWASGAAAAAVPAVAATGAARAAGAVRAEDAARATGATAHAAGAAGFTGTSAPFLVIPAAPSAAPVPVVVPRAVPGPSVVPRADPDGMGKAIRDDYG